A DNA window from Aureibaculum sp. 2308TA14-22 contains the following coding sequences:
- the pheT gene encoding phenylalanine--tRNA ligase subunit beta, producing the protein MKISYSWLQQFLKIDLKAEKVGELLTDLGLEVEGIEKVESVKGSLEGIIVGEVLTCEKHPNADRLKITTVNLGNGEPLQIVCGAPNVAAGQKVPVATVGTTLYDKEGNGFKIKKGNIRGEASHGMICAEDELGLGESHEGILVFDKKTKVGILAAELFEISTDYVFEIGLTPNRSDAMSHYGVARDLKAGLLQQKINKELITPSVSSFHVDVRSLKIQVEVANKKQVPRYAGVTISGIKVEDSPKWMQDKLKAIGVNPINNIVDITNYVLHELGQPLHAFDAAKINNNKIIVKNLPKDTEFVSLDGETRKLHKDDIMICDGDSNPLCIGGVYGGLDSGVTEKTTAIFLESAYFDPVSIRKTAKRFGLNTDASFRFERGIDPNITDYALKRAALLIEEIAGGKISSDLIDIYPKKIENHQVRFSFSKAEKLIGEKLKPDTIKNILASLDIKINNQTDSGLGLTIPAYRTDVTREADIIEEILRVYGYNNIKTSPKLNTSISYAPKPDANKLQNLVSNQLASQGFYEMMANSLTNPDYIEYSEQVNAKHNVVMLNPLSSDLSVMRQTLLYSGLEAVAYNINRKNSDIKLFEFGNTYHKFDGNYEEQKHFSLLISGNRNDNNWLLKTKKSDFFFGMGVVQSILERVGINSYKSRPIENDFFSEGVSLQVGKHTIVEFGVVKANIAKKFGIKQEVLYADFNWDAMLGFIKNKTIKVSDLTKFPSVKRDFSLLLDKQVSFDEIYKLAFQTDRQLLKSVDLFDVYEGDKLPEGKKSYAVSFMLQDDKQTLTDKQIDAVMDKLQQTFETKLKAELRA; encoded by the coding sequence ATGAAGATTTCCTACAGTTGGTTACAACAATTTTTAAAGATTGATTTAAAGGCTGAAAAAGTTGGTGAACTATTAACCGATTTAGGCCTAGAAGTAGAAGGTATAGAAAAAGTAGAATCGGTAAAAGGAAGTCTAGAAGGAATAATAGTGGGAGAAGTGTTGACCTGCGAAAAACACCCTAATGCTGATCGATTAAAAATAACTACTGTCAATCTAGGAAATGGCGAACCTTTACAAATTGTCTGCGGGGCACCGAATGTAGCAGCAGGGCAAAAAGTGCCTGTAGCTACTGTGGGTACAACATTATATGATAAGGAAGGTAATGGTTTTAAAATAAAAAAAGGAAATATAAGAGGAGAAGCCAGTCATGGAATGATTTGTGCCGAAGACGAATTGGGTCTCGGTGAGAGTCATGAAGGAATTTTGGTTTTCGATAAAAAAACCAAAGTCGGTATACTAGCTGCAGAACTTTTTGAAATTTCTACAGATTATGTTTTTGAAATCGGATTAACGCCTAATCGCTCTGATGCGATGAGTCATTATGGCGTAGCTCGTGATTTGAAAGCGGGTTTGCTACAGCAAAAAATAAATAAGGAATTAATAACACCTTCAGTAAGTAGTTTTCACGTTGATGTCCGTTCTTTAAAAATTCAAGTTGAAGTAGCAAACAAAAAACAAGTACCACGTTATGCTGGTGTTACCATTTCTGGAATTAAAGTAGAAGATTCACCTAAATGGATGCAAGATAAATTGAAAGCCATTGGCGTGAATCCTATTAATAATATTGTTGACATTACCAATTATGTATTACACGAATTGGGCCAACCGTTGCATGCTTTTGATGCGGCTAAAATAAACAACAATAAAATCATTGTTAAAAATTTACCAAAAGATACCGAGTTTGTATCCTTAGATGGCGAAACCCGTAAGTTGCATAAGGATGATATTATGATTTGTGATGGCGATTCCAATCCTTTATGTATTGGAGGTGTTTATGGTGGATTGGATTCTGGTGTAACCGAAAAAACTACGGCTATATTTTTAGAGAGTGCCTATTTTGATCCAGTTTCTATTCGTAAAACTGCTAAAAGATTTGGGTTGAATACCGACGCTTCGTTCCGTTTTGAAAGAGGTATTGATCCGAATATTACCGATTATGCATTAAAAAGAGCTGCTTTGTTGATTGAAGAAATAGCAGGAGGTAAAATTTCTTCTGATTTAATTGACATTTATCCGAAAAAAATAGAAAACCATCAAGTGCGTTTTTCTTTTAGTAAGGCTGAGAAATTGATTGGTGAAAAACTAAAGCCAGATACTATAAAGAACATTCTGGCTTCGTTAGATATAAAAATTAATAATCAAACAGATTCAGGATTAGGATTGACCATTCCTGCATATAGAACAGATGTTACCAGAGAGGCTGATATTATAGAAGAAATTCTAAGAGTTTATGGTTATAATAATATTAAAACTTCGCCAAAGTTAAATACTTCAATTTCATATGCTCCAAAACCAGATGCCAACAAATTACAGAATTTAGTATCTAATCAATTGGCTAGCCAAGGATTTTATGAAATGATGGCAAATTCATTGACAAACCCTGATTATATTGAATATTCAGAGCAAGTCAATGCTAAGCACAACGTGGTGATGTTGAACCCTTTGAGTTCAGATTTGTCAGTTATGAGACAAACGTTACTTTATAGTGGTTTAGAAGCTGTGGCATATAATATTAACAGAAAGAATAGTGATATCAAATTGTTTGAATTCGGTAACACTTACCATAAATTTGATGGCAACTACGAAGAGCAAAAGCATTTTTCTTTGTTGATTTCAGGAAATAGAAATGACAATAATTGGTTACTAAAAACAAAAAAATCTGACTTCTTTTTTGGAATGGGTGTTGTTCAAAGTATTTTGGAACGCGTTGGTATTAACTCGTATAAATCTCGACCAATTGAAAATGATTTCTTTTCAGAAGGAGTTTCATTGCAGGTTGGTAAACATACCATTGTTGAGTTTGGAGTTGTAAAAGCCAACATTGCCAAAAAGTTCGGTATTAAACAAGAAGTGCTTTATGCCGATTTTAATTGGGATGCCATGCTTGGTTTTATCAAGAATAAAACCATAAAGGTTTCCGACTTGACAAAATTTCCATCCGTTAAACGAGATTTTTCGTTGCTGTTGGATAAGCAAGTTTCTTTTGATGAAATTTATAAATTGGCTTTTCAAACGGATAGACAACTATTAAAATCCGTTGATTTATTTGATGTTTATGAAGGCGATAAATTGCCCGAAGGGAAAAAATCGTATGCCGTAAGTTTTATGTTGCAAGATGATAAGCAAACGCTGACCGACAAACAGATCGATGCCGTAATGGATAAGTTGCAGCAAACGTTTGAAACCAAATTAAAAGCTGAATTAAGAGCTTAA
- a CDS encoding endonuclease domain-containing protein: MAAKRVHTKVGLKVYRKKLRSNLTPAEAFLWEHLKSKQLDGKRFTKQHSIGNYIVDFYCASQRLVVELDGEVHNNSSAQEYDVKRTEYLNSLDYTVIRFENKLVFDQLPYVLEEIKSNFKSEK, encoded by the coding sequence ATGGCAGCTAAAAGAGTACATACAAAAGTAGGATTAAAGGTATATCGCAAAAAGTTAAGATCAAATTTAACTCCAGCTGAAGCATTTCTATGGGAACATTTAAAATCCAAACAATTGGATGGTAAACGTTTTACCAAACAGCATAGTATTGGAAATTATATTGTCGATTTTTACTGTGCTTCGCAAAGGTTGGTTGTTGAATTAGATGGTGAAGTACATAACAACTCATCTGCTCAAGAATACGATGTCAAACGGACGGAATATCTAAATTCCTTAGATTATACCGTTATCAGATTTGAAAACAAGCTGGTTTTTGACCAATTACCATACGTACTTGAAGAAATCAAAAGCAATTTTAAATCTGAAAAGTGA
- a CDS encoding quinone-dependent dihydroorotate dehydrogenase has translation MYKLIRKLLFLFDPEKVHHFTFSWIKFTFKLPFVRSVVKSNFKVEDPKLERKLFGLTFKNPVGLAAGMDKNALLFDEFSYYGFGFIEIGTVTPKPQDGNPKKRLFRLKEDGGIINRMGFNNEGVDAAVKRLQHKKTDIIIGGNIGKNKATPNENAIDDYIICFNKLFDVVDYFVVNVSSPNTPNLRDLQEKEPLTKLLNTLQSENFKKEKRKPILLKIAPDLTDSQLLDIIDIVKTTKIDGVIATNTTISREGLQSENKEEVGGLSGKPLTNRSTEVIRFLAEKSKKAFPIIGVGGIHSAKGALEKIEAGADLVQIYTGFIYEGPKLVKRINQELVKA, from the coding sequence ATGTACAAACTTATCAGAAAATTACTTTTTTTATTTGACCCTGAAAAAGTCCATCATTTTACGTTTTCTTGGATAAAATTTACATTTAAACTTCCTTTTGTAAGGTCTGTAGTTAAAAGCAATTTCAAAGTAGAAGACCCAAAGTTAGAACGCAAATTATTTGGGCTTACTTTTAAAAATCCTGTGGGCTTGGCTGCGGGAATGGATAAAAATGCCTTATTGTTTGACGAATTTTCTTATTACGGATTCGGTTTTATAGAAATAGGTACCGTTACTCCAAAACCTCAGGACGGTAACCCCAAAAAACGATTATTTCGACTGAAAGAAGATGGAGGTATCATAAACAGAATGGGGTTTAACAACGAGGGCGTTGATGCCGCTGTAAAACGATTACAACATAAAAAAACGGACATCATTATTGGTGGAAACATTGGCAAAAACAAAGCAACGCCCAATGAAAATGCCATTGACGATTATATCATTTGTTTCAACAAATTATTTGACGTTGTAGATTATTTTGTTGTGAATGTGAGCTCACCCAACACCCCTAATTTAAGGGATCTGCAAGAAAAAGAACCACTCACAAAATTACTGAACACATTACAGTCTGAGAACTTCAAAAAAGAGAAAAGAAAACCTATTTTACTTAAAATTGCCCCTGACTTAACAGACTCACAATTGTTAGATATTATTGACATTGTAAAAACTACAAAAATTGATGGTGTTATTGCCACAAATACTACTATTTCTAGAGAGGGTTTACAGTCTGAAAATAAAGAAGAAGTTGGTGGGCTTAGCGGGAAACCATTAACCAATCGTTCTACAGAGGTTATTCGTTTTTTAGCAGAAAAATCAAAAAAAGCTTTTCCAATAATTGGAGTAGGGGGAATCCATTCCGCCAAAGGTGCTTTAGAAAAAATAGAAGCTGGTGCAGATTTGGTTCAAATTTATACTGGGTTTATTTATGAGGGGCCAAAGTTGGTGAAGAGGATAAATCAGGAGTTGGTGAAAGCATAA
- a CDS encoding AMP-dependent synthetase/ligase, with protein sequence MPIEITRLFDFPYYQLEKYNLDAALVTKYDGKWVKTSTKEYLDKANAVSRALLKMGVKKNDKIAVISSTNRTEWNITDIGILQTGAQSIPIYPTICAEDYEYVLNHSESIYCFVSDSEVLEKVNKIKANTKLKEVYCYDHIEGCKHYSELFELGKDEDNQPELDKRKSEVLETDLATIIYTSGTTGKPKGVMLSHKNIVSNALDSEPRLPLIDGQTKVLSFLPICHIFERLLIYLYQYNGCSVYFAEGLDKIGDNIKEVQPHLMSVVPRLLEKLFDKIYAKGGELSGIKKSLFYWAVELGEKYEPYEANGWWYEFKLKIARKLIFSKWQEALGGNLDTMVSGSAALNPKLARIFCAAGMYVMEGYGLTETSPVVSVNMYKDTMFKIGTVGKPIRNVEVKIADDGEILIKGPNVMMGYYKDAEKTASVMTGDYFHTGDKGEIDQDGFLKITGRKKEMFKTSGGKYVIPTLLENKLKESQFIEQVMVIGEGEKMPAALIQPNFEFIHEWAKRKDAAIGSNNEEIILNDRVLKRIQKEVDKCNKGFGQWEQIKRFELTPDVWSIDDGHLTPTMKMKRSVIKEIYKDLYAKIYS encoded by the coding sequence ATGCCCATAGAAATAACAAGATTATTTGATTTTCCATACTATCAATTGGAAAAATACAATTTAGATGCTGCTTTAGTCACTAAATATGATGGGAAATGGGTGAAAACCTCTACTAAAGAGTATTTAGACAAAGCAAATGCGGTAAGTAGAGCTTTGCTAAAAATGGGGGTTAAAAAGAATGATAAAATTGCTGTAATCTCTTCAACAAATAGGACAGAATGGAATATTACAGATATTGGTATTTTACAAACTGGAGCTCAGAGTATTCCAATTTACCCAACAATTTGTGCTGAAGATTATGAATATGTGTTAAACCATAGTGAATCCATTTATTGTTTTGTTTCTGATAGTGAAGTCTTAGAAAAAGTCAATAAAATAAAAGCTAACACAAAATTAAAAGAAGTTTATTGTTACGACCATATTGAAGGGTGTAAACATTATTCCGAATTGTTTGAATTGGGGAAAGACGAAGATAATCAACCAGAACTTGATAAACGAAAAAGTGAAGTTTTAGAAACTGATTTGGCAACAATTATTTATACTTCTGGCACAACCGGTAAGCCAAAAGGTGTTATGCTATCTCATAAAAACATAGTGAGTAATGCATTAGATAGCGAGCCAAGATTACCGCTAATTGATGGTCAGACCAAAGTATTGAGTTTTTTACCAATATGTCATATTTTTGAAAGATTACTTATTTACTTATATCAATACAACGGATGTTCTGTCTATTTTGCAGAAGGTTTAGATAAAATTGGAGATAATATCAAAGAAGTACAGCCTCACTTAATGAGCGTTGTGCCACGACTTTTAGAGAAATTGTTTGATAAAATTTATGCTAAAGGTGGAGAGCTATCGGGAATTAAAAAAAGTTTGTTCTACTGGGCAGTAGAGTTGGGCGAAAAATATGAACCTTATGAAGCAAATGGGTGGTGGTATGAATTTAAATTGAAAATTGCACGAAAATTAATTTTTAGTAAATGGCAAGAGGCCCTAGGTGGAAATTTAGACACTATGGTTTCTGGTAGTGCTGCATTAAACCCAAAATTAGCCAGAATATTTTGTGCAGCGGGTATGTATGTCATGGAAGGTTATGGCCTAACGGAAACTTCACCAGTGGTATCCGTAAATATGTATAAAGATACTATGTTCAAAATTGGTACAGTAGGTAAACCCATTAGAAACGTTGAAGTGAAAATTGCTGATGATGGTGAAATTTTAATCAAAGGTCCTAATGTAATGATGGGTTATTACAAAGATGCTGAAAAAACAGCTAGCGTAATGACGGGAGATTATTTCCATACGGGCGATAAAGGTGAAATAGACCAAGACGGTTTCTTAAAAATAACAGGCCGTAAAAAAGAAATGTTCAAGACCTCTGGAGGTAAATATGTTATACCGACATTATTAGAGAATAAGTTGAAAGAATCACAATTTATTGAGCAAGTTATGGTAATAGGTGAAGGGGAAAAAATGCCAGCTGCATTGATTCAGCCTAATTTTGAATTTATTCATGAATGGGCAAAAAGAAAGGACGCTGCTATTGGTAGTAATAATGAAGAAATTATATTGAATGATAGGGTATTAAAACGAATTCAAAAAGAAGTGGATAAATGCAATAAGGGCTTTGGTCAATGGGAACAAATAAAACGTTTTGAACTCACTCCAGATGTTTGGAGCATAGATGATGGACACTTAACACCTACCATGAAAATGAAACGATCCGTTATCAAAGAAATATATAAAGATTTATATGCAAAAATTTATAGTTAA
- the purL gene encoding phosphoribosylformylglycinamidine synthase, with protein sequence MIYFFGEQYIKVFAVQTITNLSNEAISKLTWLFGNKTLLQQASVDAFFVGPRAAMITPWSTNAVEITQNMGIEGIIRIEELNAVDEDFIDFDPMLFQKYKALDQQIFDIDIQPEAIKEIEDIAAYNQQEGLALSYDEVTYLEKLSAKLMKESGRKLTDSEVFGFSQVNSEHCRHKIFNGTFVIDGKEKPSSLFKLIKKTSETHPNTIVSAYKDNVAFVKGPKVEQFAPKTADKPDFYEVKDFDSVISLKAETHNFPTTVEPFNGAATGSGGEIRDRLAGGKGSLPLAGTAVYMTSYSRLEDRDSNRDWEKTMPARPWLYQTPIDILIKASNGASDFGNKFGQPLICGSVLTFEHGEHGRKLGYDKVIMQAGGIGYGKAEQAIKDTPKTGDKIVLLGGDNYRIGMGGAAVSSADTGEFESGIELNAVQRSNPEMQKRASNAIRGMVESDENPIVSIHDHGAGGHLNCLSELVEDTGGNIDLDKLPVGDPTLSAKEIIGNESQERMGLVIGQKHLENLQRIAERERSPIYTVGDVTGDHRFTFESKTSREKPMDLALVDMFGSSPKTIMNDVTVERNYTDLTYDVNKFTDYLKDVLQLEAVACKDWLTNKVDRCVGGKVAKQQCVGALQLPLNNVAVMALDYKGKEGIATSIGHSPISGLIDPVAGSRNSIAEALTNIIWAPLEEGLKSVSLSANWMWPCRNEGEDARLYEAVEAISDFAIELGINVPTGKDSLSMKQKYPNDEVISPGTVIISAAAHCNDITKVVEPVLQPNKGSIYYINLSQDNHDLGGSSFAQILSKVGLKAPTIKDAKQFKSIFNTIQNLIKNNKIVAGHDVASGGLITTLLEMCFADNNLGAELDLSNIGERDTTKLVFSENSGIVFQANDDSIEKILSDANIEFYTLGKVTTNEKLSIQNQDNKIVLGIPELRDVWFKTSYLLDDKQTANNLAKDRLDNYKSQPLQYVFPKNFTGKLKDVLSGRAESRPKAAILREKGSNSEREMANAMYLAGFDVKDVHMTDLISGRETLEDIQFLGAVGGFSNSDVLGSAKGWAGAIKYNEKANKVINNFFAREDTLSVGICNGCQLFMELELINPDHDSHGKMLHNDSHKHESSFSSVKIQENNSVMLSSLEGCTLGVWISHGEGKFNLPMPEDNYDIVAKYGYAEYPHNPNGSDYNTAMLCDKTGRHLVTMPHIERSTFQWNWANYPNNRKDEVSPWLEAFVNARKWIEKN encoded by the coding sequence ATGATCTATTTTTTTGGAGAGCAATATATCAAAGTATTTGCAGTTCAAACCATCACTAATTTATCAAATGAAGCCATAAGCAAACTCACTTGGTTGTTTGGTAATAAAACCCTGTTACAACAAGCATCAGTCGATGCTTTTTTTGTTGGGCCACGTGCCGCTATGATTACACCTTGGAGTACCAACGCTGTTGAAATTACCCAAAATATGGGTATTGAAGGTATCATTAGAATTGAGGAACTCAACGCTGTAGATGAAGATTTTATCGACTTTGACCCCATGCTTTTTCAAAAATATAAGGCTTTAGATCAGCAAATTTTTGATATTGACATACAACCAGAAGCTATAAAGGAGATTGAAGATATTGCGGCCTATAACCAACAAGAAGGGCTCGCTTTGAGTTATGACGAGGTAACATATTTAGAAAAGCTGTCCGCAAAATTAATGAAGGAATCGGGAAGGAAATTAACCGATTCAGAAGTCTTTGGGTTCTCACAAGTCAATAGCGAACATTGCCGCCATAAAATTTTTAATGGCACTTTTGTAATTGATGGTAAAGAAAAACCTTCTTCTTTATTTAAACTGATAAAAAAAACTTCTGAAACGCATCCAAACACTATTGTTTCGGCATATAAAGATAACGTAGCTTTTGTAAAAGGTCCAAAAGTGGAACAATTCGCTCCAAAAACTGCTGACAAGCCTGATTTTTACGAAGTTAAAGATTTTGATTCCGTAATTTCATTAAAAGCCGAAACCCATAATTTCCCTACCACGGTAGAGCCTTTTAATGGTGCAGCAACGGGTTCGGGAGGTGAAATTCGCGATAGATTAGCCGGAGGAAAAGGTTCATTGCCCTTGGCGGGAACAGCGGTTTATATGACTTCATATTCTCGTTTAGAAGATCGCGATAGCAATCGGGATTGGGAAAAAACCATGCCCGCACGCCCTTGGTTGTATCAAACTCCGATTGATATTTTAATAAAAGCGTCCAACGGTGCTTCTGATTTTGGAAATAAATTTGGTCAACCCTTAATCTGTGGTTCAGTATTGACATTTGAACACGGAGAACACGGACGAAAATTGGGCTATGACAAGGTAATTATGCAGGCTGGTGGTATTGGTTATGGAAAAGCGGAACAGGCCATAAAAGACACACCAAAAACTGGCGATAAAATTGTATTGTTAGGTGGCGATAATTATAGAATCGGAATGGGGGGTGCTGCGGTTTCTTCAGCAGACACAGGCGAATTTGAAAGTGGTATTGAACTCAATGCCGTACAACGTTCTAATCCCGAAATGCAAAAAAGAGCTTCAAATGCTATTCGTGGAATGGTGGAAAGTGATGAAAATCCGATTGTTTCCATTCACGATCATGGTGCGGGCGGACATTTAAATTGCTTGTCAGAATTAGTAGAAGATACAGGTGGAAATATTGATTTGGATAAATTGCCTGTTGGCGACCCTACGCTATCCGCCAAGGAAATTATTGGTAATGAGTCACAAGAACGAATGGGCTTGGTTATTGGTCAAAAACATTTAGAAAATTTACAACGTATTGCAGAACGTGAGCGTTCGCCCATTTATACGGTTGGAGATGTTACTGGAGATCATCGTTTTACGTTTGAATCAAAAACGAGCCGAGAAAAACCAATGGATTTAGCCTTGGTAGATATGTTTGGAAGCTCCCCAAAAACCATAATGAACGATGTTACCGTAGAACGGAATTATACGGATTTAACTTATGACGTTAATAAATTTACGGACTATTTAAAGGACGTTTTACAACTAGAAGCCGTTGCTTGTAAAGATTGGTTAACTAACAAGGTTGATCGTTGTGTAGGCGGAAAAGTTGCCAAACAACAATGTGTAGGTGCTTTACAATTACCGCTCAACAACGTTGCAGTTATGGCATTGGATTATAAGGGTAAAGAAGGTATTGCAACAAGTATTGGCCACTCACCTATTTCGGGATTAATTGACCCCGTTGCAGGTAGTAGAAATTCTATCGCAGAAGCTTTGACTAATATTATTTGGGCTCCTTTGGAAGAAGGATTAAAAAGTGTCTCACTTTCCGCTAACTGGATGTGGCCTTGCCGAAACGAAGGAGAAGATGCCCGTTTATATGAGGCTGTTGAAGCCATTTCAGATTTCGCCATTGAGTTAGGTATCAATGTGCCAACTGGAAAGGATTCTTTATCCATGAAACAAAAATATCCTAACGATGAAGTGATTTCACCCGGAACCGTAATAATTTCGGCCGCTGCTCATTGTAATGATATTACTAAAGTTGTTGAACCCGTTTTACAACCAAACAAAGGCAGTATTTATTATATCAACCTTTCGCAGGATAATCATGACTTAGGTGGAAGTTCTTTTGCTCAAATTCTGAGCAAAGTGGGTCTTAAAGCTCCAACCATAAAGGATGCAAAACAATTCAAAAGCATTTTTAACACGATTCAAAATCTGATTAAGAATAACAAGATTGTAGCTGGACACGATGTCGCTTCTGGCGGATTGATAACTACATTATTAGAAATGTGTTTTGCGGATAATAACTTAGGTGCGGAACTTGATTTATCCAATATTGGAGAAAGAGATACAACTAAACTAGTGTTCTCTGAAAATTCAGGAATTGTTTTTCAAGCCAATGATGATTCAATTGAAAAAATATTAAGTGATGCTAATATTGAGTTTTATACTCTTGGAAAAGTTACTACCAACGAAAAACTAAGCATACAAAATCAAGACAATAAAATCGTTTTGGGTATTCCTGAATTACGAGATGTTTGGTTTAAGACTTCCTATTTATTGGATGATAAGCAAACTGCGAATAATTTAGCAAAAGACAGACTTGATAATTATAAAAGCCAGCCGTTACAATATGTTTTTCCAAAAAACTTTACTGGTAAACTTAAAGATGTATTGTCAGGTCGAGCGGAGTCGAGACCTAAAGCCGCAATTCTTCGTGAAAAAGGAAGTAATTCCGAACGAGAAATGGCAAATGCCATGTACTTGGCAGGGTTTGATGTAAAAGATGTGCATATGACGGACTTAATCTCTGGTAGGGAAACCTTAGAAGATATTCAGTTTTTAGGTGCCGTTGGTGGATTCAGTAATTCGGATGTTTTAGGCTCAGCTAAAGGTTGGGCAGGTGCTATCAAGTACAACGAAAAAGCCAATAAGGTTATCAACAATTTTTTTGCAAGAGAAGATACCTTGTCTGTCGGAATTTGCAATGGTTGCCAATTATTTATGGAATTGGAACTTATAAATCCTGACCATGATAGTCACGGAAAAATGTTACATAACGATTCGCATAAACACGAAAGTTCATTTAGTTCTGTAAAAATTCAAGAGAATAATTCTGTAATGTTATCAAGTTTGGAGGGTTGTACTTTAGGGGTTTGGATTAGTCATGGTGAAGGTAAATTCAATTTGCCAATGCCCGAAGACAATTATGATATCGTTGCCAAATATGGTTATGCAGAATATCCTCACAACCCTAATGGCTCTGATTATAACACCGCCATGCTTTGCGATAAAACAGGCCGCCATTTAGTAACTATGCCGCACATAGAGCGTTCAACATTCCAATGGAATTGGGCAAATTATCCTAACAATAGAAAAGATGAAGTTTCACCTTGGTTAGAAGCGTTTGTAAATGCTAGAAAGTGGATTGAGAAAAATTAA